TTACAAGTACGCTACTTCTCTCAAATCAACTTCCCACCTTACAATATTCCTCTACACCAGAGCGTTTCGATGAAACCTGGGAAGCCCCCCTGGCTACCCTCCTGGGATTAGGACGCGCCGCAGGCGCTGACTTCATCGAATTATTTTTAGAACGTCGCAACTATATTAGTTGTCTTGCAGAAGAGGATTCCATCACTAGTATTTCACCAAGTCTGTCTACAGGTGCGGGAGTCAGAGTATTTCGCGGCAAAGCCGATTGCTACGTCAGTACTAATGACCTTTCCTTTTCCGGTTTGAAAGCAGCTTTAGAAAAAGGTCTGTCTATCCCGGGATTGCAATTACCTGCTCCCAAGGCTTTCATCCCAGAAATCAACCTAGAATTACTGAGAGATTACGCCACCAAAAGAGGTAAAGATACATGGCTACCAGTGTGTAGCTCTATCCGCGAAATGGGAGAAGTCCTCCTTGATGGGACTGCTCACCTGAAGCAAAAAGCTAGCCATGTCCAATCGCGCCGTGCTACTTATTTTCGTGATTGGCAAGAAGTCTTAATCGCTGCTAGTGATGGAACTTTTGCGCGTGATATTCGCCTCACTCAGTCAGTAGGATTTAACCTATTGTGTGCTGATGGTGCTAATCGTACCTCAATTGGCGATCGCGCGGGTAATACTAGCGATGCCAATTTCTTGAGAACTTGGGATTCTCAACAAGCCGCCGAAAAAATAGCAGAATCTGCCGGCAAAATGCTCTACGCCGATTACGTAGAGTCGGGTACTTACCCGATTATTATGGCCAATCACTTTGGCGGCGTAATCTTCCACGAAGCCTGCGGACACCTG
The Nostoc punctiforme PCC 73102 genome window above contains:
- a CDS encoding TldD/PmbA family protein, whose amino-acid sequence is MLTSTLLLSNQLPTLQYSSTPERFDETWEAPLATLLGLGRAAGADFIELFLERRNYISCLAEEDSITSISPSLSTGAGVRVFRGKADCYVSTNDLSFSGLKAALEKGLSIPGLQLPAPKAFIPEINLELLRDYATKRGKDTWLPVCSSIREMGEVLLDGTAHLKQKASHVQSRRATYFRDWQEVLIAASDGTFARDIRLTQSVGFNLLCADGANRTSIGDRAGNTSDANFLRTWDSQQAAEKIAESAGKMLYADYVESGTYPIIMANHFGGVIFHEACGHLLETTQIERNTTPFADKKGEKIAHESLTAWDEGRSENAFGTIDMDDEGMPAQRTLLIEKGVLKNFLADRTGSARTGHPRTGSGRRQNYTFAAASRMRNTYIDSGEYSTDDLFASVDKGIYCKKMGGGSVGATGQFNFSVDEAYLIENGKITKPLKGAILIGEAKEIMNKISMCSQDLEIAPGFCGSVSGSIYTTVGQPHIKVDSITVGGR